A stretch of the Hyalangium minutum genome encodes the following:
- a CDS encoding adhesin — MNRKLQRMAVLAMMAWSATASAQQYEYLGFKMLNNRDYPFAYYLDSRASNPAGIALSQVEAATTAAFQTWENVACAYPDFQYKGYSSTAAIPDVRSTTDAFNVSTIWITSSADPYYNTALAGGNSPSGSVPLTYAGYLYQCDIFINAVTFRWTTLAGTDPRDNFRDLQTALTHEVGHCMGLGDAYAPNSAVMYPEFPAGQTKRVLDAQDVTQVCSYLPEDGAVGSPCSDSDPCTNGLACIPYNSGNVSYKYCSKGCTGNDPAECPSPFVCQTSSAVAGSTKACLAVPNQAVTQVGKECGTNAQCGSAVAICKTPEQLPSGGTAWVDGYCQQGCNAGSSASTCPAGSVCVNTSAGTDDSCLKRCRPGTGDCRAGYTCSPLAEGDACVPNCYNDLDCNGGTTATNYICRTCDHVCIENKQTGRSVGDGCQRSEECGPGQICLFINNHPEGICSQPCSTAACGCPGGSTCKQVGPDLMCMRDCAAGTCASPAQCNPVGSTYSCTARCRTRNDCPTGFECYPEGCIDPTKVPDAGCTLCGTDAGTNPPPPPPPDGGTGGGDGGPGGCGCGQAPTSAMLLSALALLLVAGGRRSWPRR, encoded by the coding sequence ATGAACCGCAAGCTGCAACGGATGGCAGTGCTCGCGATGATGGCCTGGAGTGCCACGGCCTCCGCGCAGCAGTACGAGTATCTCGGCTTCAAGATGCTCAACAACCGGGACTACCCGTTCGCCTATTACCTGGACTCGCGCGCCAGCAACCCGGCGGGCATTGCCCTCTCGCAGGTGGAGGCCGCCACCACCGCGGCCTTCCAGACCTGGGAGAACGTGGCCTGTGCGTACCCGGATTTCCAATACAAGGGCTACAGCAGCACGGCCGCGATCCCGGATGTGCGCAGCACCACGGACGCGTTCAACGTCAGCACCATCTGGATCACCAGCTCGGCCGACCCCTACTACAACACGGCGCTCGCGGGCGGGAACTCGCCTTCCGGCTCTGTCCCGCTCACCTACGCGGGCTACCTCTACCAGTGTGACATCTTCATCAACGCGGTGACCTTCCGGTGGACGACGCTGGCCGGCACGGATCCACGCGACAACTTCCGCGATCTGCAGACGGCGCTGACACATGAGGTGGGCCACTGCATGGGGCTCGGGGATGCGTACGCGCCCAACTCGGCGGTGATGTACCCGGAGTTCCCGGCGGGCCAGACCAAGCGCGTGCTCGATGCCCAGGACGTGACGCAGGTCTGCAGCTACCTGCCGGAGGACGGAGCGGTGGGCTCGCCGTGCTCGGACAGCGATCCGTGTACCAACGGCCTCGCCTGCATCCCCTACAACAGCGGCAACGTGTCCTATAAGTACTGCTCCAAGGGCTGCACCGGCAACGATCCAGCCGAGTGCCCCAGCCCGTTCGTGTGCCAGACGTCCTCGGCCGTCGCTGGCTCCACGAAGGCCTGCCTCGCCGTCCCCAACCAGGCGGTGACGCAGGTGGGCAAGGAGTGCGGCACCAACGCGCAGTGTGGCTCGGCCGTGGCCATCTGCAAGACGCCCGAGCAACTGCCCTCTGGGGGGACCGCCTGGGTGGATGGCTACTGCCAGCAGGGGTGCAACGCGGGCTCCTCGGCCAGCACCTGCCCGGCGGGCTCGGTGTGCGTCAACACGAGCGCGGGCACGGATGATAGCTGCCTCAAGCGGTGCCGGCCCGGCACGGGCGACTGCCGCGCGGGCTACACCTGCTCGCCACTGGCCGAGGGAGATGCCTGCGTCCCCAACTGCTACAACGACTTGGACTGCAATGGCGGCACGACGGCCACCAACTATATCTGCCGCACGTGCGATCACGTCTGCATCGAGAACAAGCAGACGGGGCGCTCCGTGGGAGACGGGTGCCAGCGCAGCGAGGAGTGCGGCCCGGGGCAGATCTGCCTCTTCATCAACAACCACCCGGAGGGCATCTGCTCGCAGCCGTGCTCCACCGCGGCGTGTGGCTGCCCCGGGGGCTCCACGTGCAAGCAGGTGGGACCGGACCTCATGTGCATGAGGGACTGCGCCGCGGGCACCTGCGCCAGCCCGGCGCAGTGCAACCCCGTGGGCTCCACGTACTCGTGCACGGCCCGGTGCCGCACGCGCAATGACTGCCCCACGGGCTTCGAGTGCTATCCGGAGGGCTGCATCGATCCCACGAAGGTCCCGGATGCGGGCTGCACGCTCTGCGGCACCGATGCCGGAACGAACCCGCCTCCGCCTCCGCCTCCGGATGGTGGCACGGGAGGGGGAGATGGAGGCCCCGGCGGGTGTGGCTGCGGCCAGGCCCCCACGTCGGCGATGCTGCTGTCGGCG